A single window of Thermodesulfovibrionia bacterium DNA harbors:
- a CDS encoding arsenate reductase (azurin) small subunit: MKVKEKEASEEEGVTRRNLLKRAGCAGAVALVLGGLASKASASGGNYPRVKVANTKDLQAGKTVKFDYPLVGRKSILINLGCSVEGGAGADKSIVAYSMFCTHLGCGVDMDKESGMMVCECHQSVYDPKLSGKVVEGPAPNSLPMVLLKIDKNGDIYAEGVAGLIYGLRNNLLDGEEVK, translated from the coding sequence ATGAAAGTCAAAGAGAAAGAAGCATCAGAAGAAGAAGGCGTAACCCGCCGAAATCTTCTGAAGAGAGCAGGCTGCGCAGGAGCGGTTGCCCTTGTTTTAGGCGGGCTGGCAAGCAAGGCCTCTGCTTCCGGTGGTAATTATCCGCGGGTGAAGGTCGCCAATACCAAGGATCTTCAGGCAGGGAAGACGGTGAAGTTTGATTATCCGCTCGTCGGAAGAAAGAGCATCCTGATAAACCTCGGATGCAGCGTTGAAGGCGGCGCCGGAGCTGATAAGAGCATCGTTGCGTACAGTATGTTCTGCACTCATCTCGGCTGCGGGGTTGATATGGACAAGGAGAGCGGGATGATGGTCTGCGAATGCCATCAGAGCGTTTATGACCCCAAGCTGAGCGGGAAGGTTGTCGAAGGGCCTGCGCCGAACAGCCTGCCGATGGTCTTGCTGAAGATCGACAAGAACGGGGACATCTATGCTGAAGGCGTTGCAGGACTTATTTACGGACTCAGAAATAATCTGCTTGACGGCGAGGAGGTCAAATAA
- a CDS encoding cytochrome c has protein sequence MNLKKSHIVLAAVFCSALLGVTLWAVYAEYNRPWKQYQRGSEDAKINQIWLRDLDITDRCTTCHQGADDIKFINEEQPFKTHSGDYLKQHPVERFGCVICHEGQGEALTIDAAHGQEKNWPRPILRGALSHSSCRKCHPIDNELPLDLAMPGAEKLIQGRMLFIEKNCTGCHKLSGYERLERIAPALTFIGSKVSGEWLQAWLKNPLEYLPDTKMPRFRLSDEEIGYVASYLISESNSPLPPLILSSSLIQNGEILVNSLGCLGCHKINEKGTAFGPDLSDIGDKVKPDWLLQFLKNPKSYDPGTIIPDFKIPEGDIPAIAAYLMSLKKTYINPSVSPLVNGRISMEKGKKLVKELGCIGCHEIEKLAFQNNSPELDGIGEKRVAELVFSNINGVEKNLINWLKIKVKEPGRFATDRIVTKMPDLNLNDEETDALVTFLLSIKDNNIPQKYKRALADNEAAEFKGKKLFEKYNCTGCHKINNVGGVIGPDLTQEAKKARPEWLSGFLKAPVKIRPEGILMARMPDFKLSEKESNAIIEYLSSIAKVSYPYNSEPKREVRAEEINDGEKLYHEIFGCAACHTINGKGGKVGPDHTDIASAMKREWVEQWLKDPQKIKPDVRMPKFKFEDWEFEALTTYLMTRGQYRFVQIKEED, from the coding sequence ATGAATCTGAAGAAGAGCCACATCGTCCTTGCCGCAGTATTTTGTTCAGCTCTTCTCGGAGTTACTCTCTGGGCGGTTTACGCAGAATACAACCGGCCGTGGAAACAATATCAGCGCGGATCAGAAGATGCAAAGATAAATCAGATATGGCTGCGAGACCTTGATATAACAGACCGCTGCACCACATGTCATCAGGGCGCGGATGATATTAAATTCATCAATGAAGAACAGCCGTTCAAGACCCATTCAGGCGATTACCTGAAGCAGCACCCTGTTGAAAGGTTCGGCTGCGTCATCTGCCATGAAGGACAGGGTGAAGCGTTGACAATTGACGCCGCTCATGGGCAAGAGAAGAATTGGCCAAGGCCGATACTGAGAGGAGCTCTGTCCCATTCGTCCTGCAGGAAATGCCACCCAATCGATAATGAGCTCCCGCTTGATCTCGCTATGCCAGGGGCTGAGAAGCTTATTCAGGGCAGAATGCTCTTCATAGAGAAGAACTGCACCGGATGCCATAAACTTTCAGGATATGAACGGCTGGAGCGTATCGCCCCTGCCCTGACATTCATAGGCAGCAAGGTCAGCGGAGAGTGGCTGCAAGCATGGTTGAAGAACCCCTTGGAGTATCTGCCTGATACAAAGATGCCGCGTTTCAGGCTGAGCGATGAAGAGATCGGTTATGTCGCGTCTTATTTAATATCTGAAAGTAACTCCCCCCTTCCCCCTCTTATCTTATCATCCTCCCTAATCCAAAATGGCGAAATCCTCGTCAACTCTCTCGGCTGCCTCGGCTGCCATAAGATCAATGAAAAAGGAACAGCCTTCGGCCCTGACCTTTCTGATATCGGAGATAAAGTTAAACCTGATTGGCTATTGCAGTTTTTAAAGAACCCGAAGTCTTATGATCCGGGAACGATAATACCGGACTTCAAGATACCAGAAGGAGATATCCCGGCAATTGCTGCATATCTCATGAGTTTGAAAAAAACATATATTAACCCCTCTGTATCTCCCCTTGTTAATGGGAGAATTTCAATGGAGAAAGGCAAAAAGCTGGTCAAAGAACTCGGATGCATAGGATGCCATGAGATAGAGAAACTTGCTTTTCAGAATAACTCACCTGAACTTGACGGCATCGGAGAGAAGCGGGTGGCTGAACTTGTCTTCAGCAATATAAACGGTGTTGAGAAAAACCTCATCAACTGGCTGAAGATCAAGGTTAAAGAACCGGGAAGATTTGCCACTGACAGGATTGTCACAAAGATGCCCGACCTTAACTTGAATGATGAAGAAACAGATGCGCTTGTCACATTTCTTCTGAGCATAAAGGATAACAACATCCCTCAAAAATATAAGCGCGCGCTGGCCGACAATGAGGCTGCCGAGTTTAAGGGTAAAAAGCTTTTTGAAAAGTACAACTGTACCGGGTGCCACAAGATAAATAATGTCGGCGGAGTTATCGGCCCTGACCTCACACAAGAGGCAAAAAAGGCGAGGCCTGAATGGCTGTCAGGCTTTTTAAAAGCTCCGGTAAAGATAAGGCCTGAAGGCATTCTCATGGCGCGCATGCCTGATTTTAAATTATCAGAAAAAGAGAGCAACGCCATTATCGAATATCTGTCATCTATTGCAAAGGTATCATATCCATACAATTCGGAACCCAAGCGGGAAGTACGCGCTGAAGAGATCAATGACGGAGAGAAACTTTATCATGAGATCTTCGGATGCGCCGCCTGCCACACTATCAATGGAAAAGGCGGCAAGGTCGGCCCTGACCATACCGACATCGCAAGCGCTATGAAAAGAGAATGGGTTGAGCAATGGCTTAAAGACCCGCAGAAGATAAAACCGGATGTGAGGATGCCGAAGTTCAAGTTCGAGGATTGGGAATTTGAGGCGTTGACAACTTATCTCATGACACGCGGGCAGTACAGGTTTGTTCAAATTAAGGAGGAGGATTAA
- a CDS encoding molybdopterin-dependent oxidoreductase, with protein MSDEKKFSRRDLLKVSAAGAAGACIMTNGVPAFASGLGAAKATEFVELPPANAETYETACRYCHVMCGYKVFVWPKGTGRKPEKEKFFPVEKMRGDWPNQVFTIETMKGGKAVNIMVVPDNKDIASGSNYSVRGAFNAQSLYSEKLPTRIRLKKPMIRKGGKGGTLTEVSWDEALAFCAVNLQNIIKKHGPDAVGAVYGDWGYLQNTHAFLKWLFTGIKSSTLAGNGYLFWGDESAGLADVVGGGTRSFTSEDFTKTKCIFCAGKNLKDTGSSWYYNALTTGGMNKGDIKLIFVDPRKTQMAADAEKSGGLFLQINPGTDAILGASLMHVIVKNELYDKDFVQKYTTGFDTLKNTVLNSRFAPENTEKVTGIPAAKIIAAAEMLAKYKGETMVLFEKGIMHQVTGYENEVSYSALGIILGNAGKPGACTSRAGGHPRGTWADPPAPNGDSSMRSICDKIDKGEVKALWSYISNIYVQLPNLSKYKPQIDKMFLIVNEIYPTDTTAAADVVFPAATWGEWNTIQASEDRRIHIQQGFMDPPGDAKPDWWIVAELAKRMGLSGFDWKNEQEIYEECNVQTKGHFTSDISEISWSDLMKAGTNGIQFPYRNRRSISRLYSPETEEVMGRRFKHDDGKAHLDPVKSLADLDPYNHPLRDKITGDYPLWMIMHRANEIWNTGYNFYSNGANQPLTPNLYERVSEQTVSINPDDAKAMGIKSGDWVTLTSRNGSMKAVAKVTDMTTPGVVDVMALYPKTGSTPNMVTSEKADPKLAEWDRMVPVNIVKV; from the coding sequence ATGAGCGATGAAAAGAAGTTTTCAAGAAGGGATCTATTAAAGGTCTCAGCAGCAGGCGCTGCAGGTGCCTGTATCATGACAAACGGAGTACCGGCCTTTGCCTCAGGCCTCGGAGCAGCCAAGGCAACTGAATTCGTGGAGCTCCCGCCTGCAAATGCCGAAACCTATGAAACCGCCTGCCGTTACTGTCATGTCATGTGCGGTTACAAGGTCTTTGTATGGCCGAAGGGCACAGGCAGAAAACCGGAGAAGGAGAAGTTCTTCCCTGTCGAAAAGATGAGGGGCGACTGGCCGAATCAGGTATTCACAATAGAGACAATGAAAGGCGGCAAAGCCGTAAACATAATGGTGGTGCCGGATAATAAAGACATAGCAAGCGGATCAAACTACTCTGTCCGCGGCGCCTTCAACGCGCAGAGTTTATACTCTGAAAAACTTCCTACAAGGATCCGCCTCAAAAAGCCGATGATACGCAAGGGAGGAAAAGGCGGCACTCTGACCGAGGTCTCATGGGATGAGGCGCTTGCCTTCTGCGCTGTGAACCTTCAGAACATTATAAAAAAACATGGGCCTGATGCTGTCGGCGCGGTATACGGCGACTGGGGTTATCTCCAGAACACGCACGCTTTTCTGAAATGGCTCTTCACAGGCATTAAATCAAGCACACTCGCGGGCAACGGCTACCTCTTCTGGGGCGATGAGAGCGCAGGGCTTGCAGATGTTGTCGGCGGAGGCACAAGGTCTTTCACATCAGAGGATTTCACAAAGACAAAATGCATCTTCTGCGCAGGCAAGAATCTGAAGGACACGGGTTCATCATGGTACTACAACGCGCTTACAACCGGCGGCATGAACAAGGGCGACATAAAACTGATCTTTGTTGACCCGAGAAAAACCCAGATGGCTGCTGATGCGGAGAAGAGCGGCGGATTATTTCTCCAGATCAATCCGGGAACAGACGCGATACTCGGTGCATCACTTATGCATGTGATAGTTAAGAATGAACTGTATGACAAAGACTTTGTGCAGAAATACACAACAGGTTTTGATACGCTGAAAAATACTGTATTGAACAGCAGATTCGCGCCTGAGAACACAGAGAAGGTTACAGGCATACCGGCAGCAAAGATAATTGCAGCTGCTGAAATGTTGGCTAAATACAAAGGCGAGACGATGGTCCTCTTTGAAAAGGGGATAATGCATCAGGTGACAGGTTATGAGAACGAGGTTTCATACAGTGCGCTTGGGATCATCCTCGGCAACGCAGGCAAACCCGGGGCATGCACATCCAGGGCAGGCGGACACCCGAGGGGAACATGGGCTGACCCTCCGGCACCGAACGGGGACAGCTCTATGAGAAGCATCTGCGACAAGATCGACAAGGGTGAAGTTAAGGCGCTCTGGTCGTACATCAGCAATATCTATGTTCAGCTCCCCAATCTGTCCAAATATAAACCTCAGATAGATAAGATGTTCCTCATCGTAAATGAGATCTACCCGACCGACACAACAGCTGCTGCTGATGTTGTCTTCCCCGCAGCGACATGGGGCGAGTGGAACACCATTCAGGCAAGCGAAGACCGCAGGATACATATTCAGCAGGGCTTCATGGACCCTCCGGGCGATGCAAAGCCTGACTGGTGGATCGTTGCTGAGCTTGCAAAACGCATGGGCCTGAGCGGGTTTGACTGGAAGAACGAACAGGAGATATATGAGGAATGTAATGTCCAGACAAAAGGCCATTTCACCAGCGATATCTCCGAGATCTCATGGAGCGACCTGATGAAGGCAGGCACGAACGGCATCCAGTTCCCATACAGAAACCGCAGGAGCATCTCAAGGCTCTACTCTCCTGAGACAGAAGAGGTTATGGGAAGGCGCTTCAAACATGACGACGGCAAGGCTCATCTTGACCCTGTTAAATCTCTGGCAGACCTGGATCCTTACAACCATCCTCTGAGAGACAAGATAACAGGCGATTATCCGTTATGGATGATAATGCACCGTGCGAATGAGATATGGAACACGGGATACAACTTTTACAGTAACGGCGCAAATCAGCCTCTCACTCCGAATCTCTATGAGAGGGTATCAGAACAGACCGTCAGCATCAATCCCGACGATGCAAAAGCGATGGGAATAAAGAGCGGCGACTGGGTCACCCTGACTTCGAGAAACGGCAGCATGAAGGCCGTTGCCAAGGTAACAGATATGACCACTCCGGGAGTTGTGGATGTTATGGCTCTTTATCCAAAGACCGGGTCTACTCCGAATATGGTCACAAGTGAAAAGGCAGATCCGAAGCTGGCAGAGTGGGACAGGATGGTTCCGGTAAATATTGTGAAGGTTTAA
- a CDS encoding sulfite exporter TauE/SafE family protein, which translates to MDELIISTYFLAFLFFIVALAYSSVGLGGGSSYTALMAIFGVSFLAIPAISLILNIIVTSAGSFNFIRNKHARLRLILPFFISSVPMSYIGGSLRLPKEIFSWILVITLILVVLRIYFFKEATVKLNLSNKQKLIISLIAGALLGLIAGIVGIGGGIYLVPLIIVLGLGSEKEAAASGAIFIWVNSLSGLAARLQEHPIDIAQLVPLIIAVLIGGSLGSYMGSFKLTPATMQKVLGGIIIVAIFFLTKKILFA; encoded by the coding sequence ATGGACGAACTAATAATATCAACATATTTTCTTGCTTTCCTTTTTTTTATAGTGGCATTAGCCTATTCATCAGTCGGCCTGGGCGGAGGGTCGTCATACACCGCTTTAATGGCTATCTTCGGGGTGAGCTTTCTGGCCATTCCTGCGATATCCCTGATCCTGAACATCATTGTTACTTCAGCCGGAAGCTTCAACTTCATCCGGAATAAACACGCCCGTCTCCGCCTTATACTGCCCTTCTTTATCTCATCCGTTCCAATGTCTTACATCGGCGGATCACTGAGGCTGCCAAAAGAGATATTCTCCTGGATACTCGTTATCACTCTTATCCTTGTTGTATTGCGCATATATTTCTTCAAGGAGGCAACCGTAAAATTAAATTTAAGCAATAAACAGAAACTCATCATTTCATTGATCGCCGGAGCGCTCCTCGGGCTTATTGCCGGAATTGTCGGGATCGGCGGCGGGATATATCTTGTTCCATTGATCATCGTCTTAGGGCTGGGCTCTGAAAAAGAGGCTGCCGCCAGCGGCGCGATCTTCATCTGGGTTAATTCTCTCTCCGGGTTAGCGGCGCGGCTGCAGGAGCATCCAATCGATATCGCACAGCTTGTCCCTCTGATAATCGCGGTATTGATCGGGGGAAGCCTCGGATCATACATGGGTTCCTTTAAATTAACGCCTGCAACTATGCAGAAAGTATTAGGCGGCATCATTATTGTCGCGATCTTCTTTTTGACAAAGAAGATATTGTTTGCCTGA
- a CDS encoding Rieske 2Fe-2S domain-containing protein, whose translation MTTEINNNDITRRSFIKTIGIGSFFITLGISATAAVRFFFPRVLFEAPSVFKIGKPDEFLSEDRTTGVQVYEMWKKEHAVWIVREKNRLYAIQAKCTHLGCTPNWFSDDKVFKCPCHGSQYNADGVNFAGPAPRPLDRLRISIDDEKIISIDKSRTYTFKDFDKPGVYIEV comes from the coding sequence ATGACTACAGAAATTAATAACAACGACATCACCCGCCGCTCATTTATCAAAACAATAGGCATCGGTTCGTTCTTTATCACCCTTGGGATTTCAGCTACAGCAGCTGTGAGGTTCTTCTTTCCGAGGGTGCTCTTCGAAGCGCCGTCAGTCTTTAAGATCGGCAAGCCTGATGAGTTTCTTTCTGAAGATAGAACCACCGGAGTTCAGGTATATGAGATGTGGAAGAAAGAGCATGCGGTCTGGATAGTGAGAGAGAAGAACCGATTATACGCCATACAGGCAAAGTGCACGCACCTCGGTTGCACACCTAACTGGTTCAGCGATGACAAGGTGTTTAAATGCCCGTGCCACGGCAGCCAGTATAACGCTGACGGGGTGAACTTCGCAGGGCCTGCGCCAAGGCCGCTTGACCGTTTGAGGATATCTATTGATGATGAAAAGATCATATCCATTGATAAGAGCAGGACTTATACATTTAAGGATTTCGATAAGCCCGGGGTATACATTGAGGTATGA
- a CDS encoding cytochrome b N-terminal domain-containing protein — MKDSRIWRSVFRHDYEDTKKNKVLQIRSNVFLHLHPVKMPEHAFRIRFTWCLGGMTFFLFLVEVISGLLLMFYYRPVTEYAYTDMRYLRFDVPFGIILRNIHRWAAHLMVVTVILHMLRVFLTGSYKPPREFNWVVGVILLVVTLLLSFTGYLLPWDQLSYWAITVGTNMISAAPLLGHEGPFSLVNKYNDIRFMILGGTEIGTNALLRFYVMHIVLLPVIGIIFMAVHFWRIRKDGGISRPL; from the coding sequence ATGAAAGATTCGCGCATCTGGAGATCCGTCTTCCGGCATGATTACGAAGACACCAAGAAGAACAAGGTCCTTCAGATAAGGTCAAACGTATTTCTGCATCTGCATCCTGTAAAGATGCCGGAGCACGCATTCAGGATTCGTTTTACATGGTGCCTCGGAGGCATGACATTCTTTCTCTTTCTGGTTGAAGTGATAAGCGGATTACTGCTGATGTTCTATTACCGTCCCGTAACTGAATACGCGTATACTGACATGAGATATCTCAGGTTCGACGTGCCGTTCGGTATTATCCTCAGGAACATCCACCGCTGGGCTGCGCATCTTATGGTAGTAACCGTCATCCTGCATATGCTGAGAGTATTTCTTACCGGCTCATATAAACCGCCCCGTGAGTTCAACTGGGTGGTTGGAGTTATACTGCTCGTTGTCACCTTACTGCTCAGCTTTACCGGATATCTTCTGCCGTGGGATCAGCTCTCATACTGGGCTATCACTGTAGGGACGAACATGATCAGCGCCGCGCCTCTGCTTGGGCACGAAGGCCCTTTTTCACTCGTGAATAAATATAACGACATCCGCTTTATGATACTCGGAGGGACAGAGATAGGGACAAACGCGCTCCTGAGATTTTATGTAATGCACATCGTACTGCTGCCTGTCATCGGCATTATCTTTATGGCAGTTCATTTCTGGAGAATAAGAAAGGACGGAGGTATATCAAGGCCGCTATGA